In the genome of Amaranthus tricolor cultivar Red isolate AtriRed21 chromosome 15, ASM2621246v1, whole genome shotgun sequence, one region contains:
- the LOC130800833 gene encoding glycerol-3-phosphate acyltransferase, chloroplastic — protein sequence MLVVLTSSAPPVLELFKDRVSSSFSTSSSSSTFAFTVVLRRNSFGVRKSSLLCCCSSKLKFMADNKSVDDEKDKIAFNRENEKDNYGFHSRAFVDVRYAQDLISVMRRESDFGKLPRNVASTMEEVFHNYRSAVHLSGISHPDEVVLSNMGAMLDLVLLDMEDPFVFQPHHKAVREPVDYYLFGQNYIRALIDFGNSFVGNITLFHEMEEKLRQGHNIVFMSNHQTEADPAVIALLLEKTNPYIAENMIYVAGDRVVTDPLCKPFSMGRNLLCVYSKKHMHDDPELIDMKKRANTRSLKELVLLLRGGSKIIWIAPSGGRDRPDAVTGEWYPATFDIPSVDNMRRLVQHAGVPGHIYPLALLCHNIMPPPAKVEKEIGERRMISYHGVGLSVAPEINDYDLSLDGKNEEEAKSAYTHALYNSVTEQYEVLKAAIHGKEGLAASTPTVCLSQPWIC from the exons ATGCTGGTCGTCCTTACTTCCTCTGCTCCGCCTGTTCTCGAACTCTTCAAAGATAGGGTTTCGTCCTCTTTTTCTACTTCTTCGTCTTCTTCTACTTTCGCGTTTACTGTTGTTCTTCGTCGCAATTCGTTCGGTGTAAGAAAGTCTTCGTTGCTTTGTTGTTGCTCTTCTAAGCTTAAATTTATGGCGGATAATAAATCGGTTGATGATGAGAAAGATAAGATTGCTTTCAACAGAGAAAATGAGAAAGATAATTATGGCTTTCATTCTCGCGCTTTTGTTGATGTTCGTTATGCTCAAG ACCTGATTTCTGTAATGAGAAGAGAATCTGATTTTGGAAAGTTGCCTAGAAATGTTGCATCTACTATGGAGGAAGTTTTTCACAACTACCGTAGTGCA gttcatttaagtggaATTTCTCACCCGGATGAGGTTGTGCTCTCAAACATGGGTGCTATGCTGGATCTTGTATTATTGGATATGGAG GACCCTTTTGTATTTCAGCCCCATCATAAAGCTGTTCGAGAGCCTGTGGACTATTATTTGTTTGGTCAGAATTACATTCGAGCATTGATTGATTTTGG AAATTCATTTGTTGGAAATATTACCCTTTTTCATGAGATGGAGGAGAAGCTTCGACAG GGGCATAACATTGTCTTCATGTCTAACCATCAAACTGAAGCAGATCCTGCTGTTATTGCATTGCTACTGGAAAAGACAAACCCATACATTGCAGAAAATATG ATTTATGTAGCAGGTGATCGAGTTGTAACTGATCCTCTTTGCAAGCCCTTTAGCATGGGAAG GAATCTTCTTTGTGTTTATTCTAAGAAGCACATGCATGATGATCCGGAGCTTATTGACATGAAGAAAAGAGCAAATACAAGAAGCTTAAAAGAGTTGGTCTTACTTTTAAG AGGTGGTTCGAAAATAATTTGGATTGCACCCAGTGGTGGAAGAGACCGTCCAGATGCTGTCACTGGTGAATGGTATCCA GCGACTTTTGATATCCCTTCAGTGGATAACATGCGAAGACTTGTACAACATGCTGGTGTACCCGGACACATCTATCCATTAGCATTGTTGTGCCACAACATTATGCCCCCTCCTGCTAAG GTTGAAAAAGAAATTGGGGAGAGAAGAATGATATCTTATCACGGAGTTGGGTTATCTGTGGCACCTGAGATTAATGACTATGATCTCTCTCTTGATGGCAAGAATGAGGAAGAG GCTAAGTCAGCTTATACACACGCATTGTATAATTCTGTGACCGAACAATATGAAGTCCTTAAAGCTGCTATACATGGAAAAGAAGGTTTGGCTGCATCAACACCAACTGTCTGTCTGTCACAACCTTGGATCTGTTGA
- the LOC130800834 gene encoding uncharacterized protein LOC130800834, whose protein sequence is MPKFLSTWKIVRLLRHHNVKPLIRNRINAVEAGNYVPIRCLSSIAKIDSFYSRDLVDHSRNFFNRYDNLQKRWFLSFGNGEEGSALSKVYEEKLVVGYSPEQLFAVVAAVDLYEDFLPWCQRSEILRNHSDGSFDAELEIGFKFFNESYISHVVLDKPKLVKTTASQSNLFEHLINIWEFRSGPTPETCNLYFLVDFKFRSPLYRQVASMFFREVVSRLVSSFTDRCRLLYGPGATIEQRA, encoded by the exons ATGCCGAAATTTTTATCAACATGGAAAATTGTCAGATTATTGAGACATCACAACGTTAAACCCTTAATTCGTAATCGAATTAATGCAGTTGAGGCTGGGAATTACGTTCCAATTCGATGTTTAAGCAGCATTGCTAAAATTGATAGCTTTTATTCTAGAGATTTAGTTGATCATTCAAGAAATTTCTTCAATCGTTATGATAATCTGCAGAAAAGATGGTTTTTGAGTTTTGGAAACGGTGAAGAAGGGAGTGCTTTATCTAAGGTCTATGAGGAAAAACTTGTTGTTGG GTACTCTCCTGAACAGCTGTTTGCTGTTGTGGCAGCTGTAGATCTGTATGAAGATTTCTTACCTTGGTGTCAAAGATCAGAAATACTACGGAATCACTCTGATGGATCATTTGATGCTGAATTAGAGAttggttttaaatttttcaatGAGAGTTACATCTCACATGTGGTTTTAGACAAGCCAAAGTTGGTTAAG ACCACTGCATCTCAAAGCAACCTCTTTGAACATTTGATCAACATATGGGAATTCAGATCAGGACCAACTCCGGAGACCTGTAACCTTTACTTCTTGGTTGATTTTAAGTTCCGGTCACCACTTTACCGGCAG GTGGCATCAATGTTCTTTCGGGAGGTGGTCTCTCGATTAGTCAGTTCGTTCACGGACCGTTGCCGTTTGTTATATGGACCAGGGGCAACCATTGAACAAAGGGCTTAG